The Coccinella septempunctata chromosome X, icCocSept1.1, whole genome shotgun sequence nucleotide sequence CATCCAATCACAGTTTGCAGTCACCTGATCATGCACCATATCACAGAACGACGCTCCTTTGCGCACGCATCGGCTTCGGCACGTTTGCCCCAAAGCGAGATACCATCTTTAACGTGCATTGAATCAGGGCGCCAGGAATCGGGGCAACAGAGGATCAGGTGACTGGCGATGTCAGCAGATGGAACTCTCTTCACCTCCGAGGATATAAGCCACCTGTTGGAGACGAGAGACCAAGTGAAGCCGCCTACAATTCATGTCCGCATGAAGTGCCTCCATTATCTGAGGACATAAAAAGACATGAATTTATAAGTGTTGATGTCTGGCATGACAATTATGCATAAATCACCTGTTCTCTGTAGGTTGTAACATAAATATAAAGTTCTTTCAGTGCAGCAACTGTATCAAATTCGTCAGCTTGTTGAGCCGACAGTTGCTGCATGGCTGATCCCATTTCCTGATCAGTAATGGTTGGTAATTTTGCCACATCACTGTAAAATTGGGAAACTATTCTTCTGTAGCGTGGAATATCCTGCAAAAGTTATTGAATGGATCAACTGAAGCGGAGTGAAGCCATTACGAAAATTCTTACCTTTGcaaacagtagtttgtttgaaGGAGAGTCTTTTCCCAATCTGTGTTCAGTGGTAGAACATGAATCCATAAAAGTTTGTGCTATAACGGAAAGGCAGGAATCCAAAGTTTGAGTTTTGTTGATATCAAAAATAAAGTCtggattttttatgaaattaacCCAAAATCTCAGAGGAAGGCTGTTTGATTTCCAAGCATGCACCACCTCAGGATCTTGTATACCATGTTTCTTAGCAGCCTCATCTAACAAATCGAACAACCATTTCACAGCTGGAGGTAGAGAATCATTGACGGTTAGAACTGTTAAAAAGAAATCATCCACAAATTTCTGGATAATTCCTTTAGTGGACAGAAGACGTGTTAGAAATATTTCTGGAATAGCTTTGTGCGTTCTTTCAACCATTTTATTACTCATGAATTGATGATCATCCATTGGTTTCACTAAGTGATACAGCCTAGTGTTAGATCCAGTTTCAACATCACCATTGGTGGTGATAATAGGTGACTGGGAATTATTGAAATACATCCCACTAGCGCCTGAAAGTATCCCAAGTTATTGAAATGAGTCAATATACCTCAATATTATTTtctaactgaaaatttcaacttaCAGTTATGACATGGCTGTTTACAATTATTAAAGCTATCATTCTGCCTGGATATCAAAGACATAACTGCACTTTCTTTAACTCCATAATGAGATAGTGTGTTCAGTTTTTTCCAACCATTTATAGTTTTCGTTGTGAGATCCTCATCTTGCAAAGTCAAATGTCCACCTCTTCCATGCCTCCATTCTGTAAATATATGGTGTTCATGTCAGATTCAAAAATGTTACTAGAATGCTTTGTTGGGCAAGTTTTGTGAAAACCACTATTAACTTGATTATGAATTTTATCCTTACCTAAATCTACTTCATAAATCGACGGTCTCAATGAGAATGGAGTATTTTTGAATAGAGCATCCAATATCTTTGATTTCACCTGACTTATTGTATCGCAATCTAACACTttacattgaattttttcatccaAATCATCTTGCACAATGTGTAGAGTCTGAAATTTACACTTATGAATGATGAATATAGAAAGGGTTTACATGATTAACATACCACTACATTATGGGGCACATTTTCTCTCAACAACCTTTCTTCAGATAAAGAATATCTGGCATCATGTGTTATAGCATCCACTAACCCTTTCTCTATCTGGTGTTTAATGGCTTTGAAGAGAAGAAAGAGGGAGGCACCTGCATATTCTTTAAGGTAATGATACATACATAATGCCATCCAATTAGTTAGCATTTTCTCAACAACACTCTCTGTTCGTCTCAACATTAACTGTGGATGTTTTGTATTTACAGATTTATCAATGAGCCTCAACAAAAGACATTTAAGAATATCTGTAGCATATTCCATCTTGTCCATAAGCACAACCATTAGAAGTGAGGCAACGCTTACTCTGCAAATAACAGTCAGTAAGTAAACCTGAGCAATATACTTCTAAGATTGTTAAAACTTACTTATCACGAATGGTAAACAGTTTCTGAGATTCTAaaatttcgatgaatgtcagTACAAAGTATTTGTTATTTATCAATTGCTCAAATTGCAACATTGCTGAATCATAGTTTGTCCTTGGCCCATTGAGACGAATCTAAAAAAAGTTGTATGAAACCTATGTAATgaaaagaaataatgaaaaactaaCCTTGGGAGAATTTAAGATGGGATGATCACTAACACCAGGGAAAAAGACTTTCATGACATAGTTGGTGTGATCTAATGTGGGTATGCCAGAATTCTCTAAATCTGCGGTAAGATCAGTCATGTCAGTTTGAAGTTCTGCAAATGCTAGAACAAACAAATATTCACGAATATTCAGTGATAACTAGAAATTTAAGttgaataatgaaatcaacaacaaaattaatttttcttagTACAAAAAGCATTATTTCTTTCTTTTCAAAAGTTCAAAATTAGGTGAAGTAATAAACATTTATCCCTTACCTAATTTGCACTCAGAGCGAACATTACTTTCTAGTGTGTCCATTTGTATCTGTATCCTTTTATATTCCCTCTCAGCTTGCGTTGATTTTCTTCGATAAACAATCAAAACagccaaaaagaaaaataagaaGAGAATAGACACAGTTATAATCATAGCTACTGCTTCAGGGGGAAATGCGAAATTTTTGAACATGTCGTACTTTATATGGCCTAAAGGAAACCTCAAGTTTTTTCCAACCCTAACCACAACCAGAGGTAAATTTGTATCAGTCTGCAAGAAAACCATAAACAATAGTAGAAAATAGGTTATTGTCATATTTCTTTATACAAACCTTGATGCCATGTTCATCAGTATCTTGAGGTTGTTGCTCTGGAGGATAACAAACCAACTGTACTGAAGCTAATCCACTTATATTACAAGGTTTATCGCCTACTGTTACCACTACATCAGCCTCTTCACTGGCAGAATTGAGGTTTTCACCCTCAATGACCAAAGTTTCGCCCTTATACAAGTAAATATCATTTGGGAATTTAAAAAACTTTGGATCTTCAACATAGACCAACTGACTCCTTATGTTGGGAAAATGTTTATCCAAGTCTCTAACTGTCTGTACATCATCCATCACAAAACCTACTTTAAGAACTAGTTGAGCTTCAGGCATCTGTGAAAGGAACCCAAAATGAATTATcaatcataaataaaaatatagtttTGAAATTTCCCCAAAGTAAATAGTCCTTACTTTCATGGCTGATGGCTTTTGAAGAGACCTCTGGTACCTAGAACTCTTCGTACTTTCTACAAACTGCCTGTAGACAGAAGGACTTGGACATTCCATCTGGATGGCGCTCAGAACAGTACAAAGAGTTTTATTCAACGGAATTGTTGGTTTGTTATACAAAAAAACTTCCATTTCCGGTTGTTGTATGCTGTCTAAATTTGTACCATGAACAAATATCATTCTACCTCCAGAAGCAAAGCTTGTCAAAGGTTTTATTTCCATAATTGTGGGGTCCAAAGTATAGTTGAATGGATTTCCACTCAGAGTTCTATTAGCACCGTCGATACTAAGAGTCAATCGAGATATCTGGACTGGCCTCTCTGCCTTTGATGTAATACAGAGTAATCTTGAACTAGACGCCTGAGTAACATTAACAGTGCAAATATAATTGTCCAAGTAAGCTTTTATGTCGGTTCCTATATTCAAGTATTGACCAGTTATTGCTAATTGGGTTCCTCCTGATTGAGGACCAATTGATGGGTATATTCCTGACAGAACAATGTCCTTATAACTGAACTCTACAGATGATTCAGTGAAACCTGCTAAGTTACCAACTATTATTGGTACAGTCTTTTCACTTTTGGAGGGGCCTGTGACACACTGTATCTTGACTGAAACTTCATAATTCACCAGAGTACATGGAACATCACCAATTCGAATTTTGCCTTGAACATCGGACTTCTTGAGACCCAAGTTGCTACCTTCAATTGTTACTAGAGTGCCTCCTTCAATAGGGCCACTAAGAGgttttatctgaaaaatattatcaatgtttattatttattcaatcaaagagaatttttcatttaccatatCTATACGAGGTCGTGGACATTCGACATGAGGTATCTGCAGGCATGTTTCCCTGTATGAACATGAATTTCCGCACCATGTacaatgatattttgaatttctagTGACACACAAAGAACAATCAGCGTGTTCTCTGTGCGATCCTAAAATATCGCATTTATATAATGTGACATTTGCTGAATCTATATGGTGTTTTTTGTTCCAAACAACTTGAACCTCTGCTATATATTCTCCCTCGATTGCTTCATATGAATACTGGaaataaatacaaaatgaaaaatatctcagCATACCTGAAGTGaaagaaattaaattttgtGCATTTTTGCTTACCATTGTTTTATCACATATTATATACTTTCCAGAATCCACACGAGCAGGCACCAACATTGTAGCACCCTCAATATTGGTGATACACTGAAAACCCATATGTCCAGCTTGTGGATATGGTAAGTTCTCCACttcaaatttcatttcttttggaaCATTGTTAGGCAAGAGAATGGGATTACGATTTCTGAATTGCGGACAAAAAGAGAAACCATGATTTGACAGGCGCATTGggttctggaaaaaaaaattgactatACAGTGATCCAATCATAAAAATGCTTATAAACCAATTAAATAATGTTTGTTCAAGACACTCACGTTTTCACCGCTTATAACAGTGCGCTGACAACTGGAAATATTATGAGAACACTTATTTTCGTAAACACACCAATTGCATGCCCACTGAGATCTGACGCATTCCCTGCAAGTTGAATGTCTGGAACAGTCGTAATAAGCAAAATTTCTGGACACAAAATCTTGATTTGTCTCCGAGGATCTAACGCTCAAAGGAACAAGCGTATGGTCTTGTCTAGATGGGATTCTTGGTCTCTGGGATAAACTTGGTGTGTAACAAGCTAAACCATACTCATTCACTTCAGCATCTATAGGATCAGCTTTTCCAAAAACGCATTTATATTTTGCGCCTATTGGGAGATCTGGCAGTGTTTTGATGATAAGTTTCACTTTGGCCATTTGAGTTATTGGTATTTGTTCTGGATAAACTTGTTCAAAATCTATACATTGTTGACCAGTGCCAAGTGATAGCCACCTAGGAGAGCTGTGTGTGGCTTTTTGACAAGCCGATTTCACTGTACATCTGAAATATTGTTGATTTAATTTACGATTTCTAGGTAAGCCAATTCAAATTACTTTTTTTCTAGAGAGCACCATCCACAATAAGGATCCTTGGATTCTAAACAGGAAGAACAATTGCTATAGCTGCTACAATGCTCAACTTTTATTTTCGTGATCTGAAATTGGAAGTTGATTTTTAAACAAAAGAAATTTGAGCAACAGAGGTACATATAAGTTTTGAAGGGTGCTGAATTTGGTTATTAATATTTGTTAGGTTTCAGATTCTgaataaatggtaagaaaatcCTACCTGAGAAGTTGAAAGGACATATAGATGTTCTCCAGAAGGTGATAGTGTGGTGTCAGGTAAGATGGCATGTCCTTTATCCACAACAATTTCTTCATACTCTGTGGGAAACTGGGAAGAGAGCAAAACCTTCTTAACGCTCCCATCTGTAGTACCAAGAAACGCTAGTACATGCCGACCTGTTGAAGCTGTTGCTACCGCAGATAGGGATACATTTGGGAATATCAAAGAGGCATATGTTACTATAGGTGTAGCGCCACTGATCTTCAAACCAACTTCACAGAAATTAGGAACATTACCTGCTGTACCACTACTGGGACATTTACCGTCTTGAATGGGCCCCGAAACGTAGCCCATATTTCTGTACTTAACACTGCCATTGAAACACATGTGAATATTTTCGTTAAACTTAATTTCAATATCTCTAAGAGGATAGATACAAAGAGCGGAATGAGATTGAGGTTCGTTTGTGATACCTCTGGACGGTCTGAAAACGGCTACTAACACATGGGAACCAACAGATATCCCAAGGGCTGATGCTAGTTCACTACCCACACTTGTAATTTTCGCATCTTGAACGAGATTATATTTTTGATCGTTATCTACGCATTGCAAGGTAACTTCAGTATAGCTGTCATAGTTTGGATCGTTGATACACGTCCGAGATAATCTTGATACATATCCTTGTTCTTCTTGTCCTGGTAAATGACTCTGTTTCTGGACTATCAAAAAATAAGCGTAATTACTTGCATTGAATCCATATATGTACTGGACAATAAAATGGTCTCTATACTTCACATCTATGTTCAACAAGGACTGTTTGCTGAACGAATACTCTGCATAATCAAGTGTATCCAAATTTCTACTTGCTATCGCCGGAACATCATGTCTATATTCGCCGGTGTTCGTAAAAGTTGTTCCAACATATAATATATTTGGCCGGCCCCAGAGATTATAACCTTTAGGCCCGATATACGCGTAAGTTGAGGCGTTCGCATCATTTGCAGCAACACTGATCGAAATAAACTCTGGGGTAGTACCAATAtcgttcaatttatatttataacAAGCACCTTGAGAAAGAGAACCACAAGTTAATAATGTTCTACTGTCTGGTTCTATCAgtaaaattttattataattGTCCATTAAAGAGAGTTTGATATCGGAACTACCACATCCGGTTGCATGGCACTGTGGGCTGTCATTTCGTGGACCTGTCGAGACAATTTTTTCCAAAACAAGGTTCGAATTCAGCTGGAATATCTTGTTTGTTGCTGCggcgaaaattttttcagttttgtaATCTATCACAAGATGGGAAAATCTGTAGGATGTGGTGGCGGGGCCAGGGAATTGCACTGGGGATTCGCCCCCTGTTGCATAAACACACAGCCCCGCCAGAAATAGCCAGAAAAGTGCCACGGTTTCTGGTCTCTCTCTACACACCGTCCCAGTGTGAAGTGCTCTTAGTTGCATAAAGACTGCAGTGAATGAACATCGTGTTGTTCTTTTAGGTCATCTTCAATCCACATCTCTGGAAAAGAATATTATatcaacaaaaaataataatgccCTGTTTCGATCATGTAATGTGTAAAACCCAAAATCGTGCAAGATCCTCAGAGCGTTTACAGGTTCTTATATAGGGGAAGGATGATAAAAAATAAGCTTTATGGACGTAATGACCCAACACCCCAAAGTCAATATATTGACTAACATATCAAAAAACCTTCAAGTGCGGATCGTAATGCATCGGCAACCTGGCTTGTCTAATCAGACTGTTAGTGCTCATAATATGTTAAGTTAGGCTTGAAATATCTCACCAGTAGACTTCATTATGATATGATTCTAGCAAAAACTGAGGAGTGCAGACTATCTGGGGAGGAGGAAGCAATCCAACgcaaaaaaaaactttggaCGAGAAAATTGTAGGAGCAAGAAGTAACTTTCTTAAAGCCATCCCATATATTGGCTGATTGTCACCATGGAACTGGAGGTCGAGCTGTAAACGACATAGTGGCAAGAACAGCTCTGCAAGAACAGCACATCACTTGGTGATTTTTGATCTTTTGATTGACTTTGTTTATATCCGTTTCTGAATGACTTGTTTATCTACGATTTCAACCAGAACACATAGGTGTGCTCAGGCCATACGAAGCCTTTAACTGGCACTATTTGTTCTTAGAGGAAGGTTGAATATCGCCCGAACTTTGTGAACAGTCAATATAATCGTTTCTTGCGAACTACAATAACAATTGATCCCTTATCTACAAAGTTGAGTCCGATAATAACTATTTCGCTGATAATCGAGTTATAGCCCtttcaaaattgttgatatcaTTGAACAATAAGTACGTTTCTTGTATTCTTATTACTATAACTGTATGTTATGGATATTTATTTTCAACTATAACAGcatatattttcagataaaaatgtaatacaaCAAGTTTAAATTAGAAAAAAACTCCTACATGATTGAAAAACGTTCGGTTTAGTCTCACGCTGCTTCATATTATTATTAGTAGTTTCAAATAAGATCGATTTTTTTAAGTTGTGAAGTCGAAACttgaataatgaaatgaatcttATTAGACTTATGGTCTTTTGTAAGGACTATTTGGGTATAGCACTATTTGGATTAACACATACTGACACTTGGTAGGGATTAGATAAATACGATCATTGGTTAGCTAGTGTTGGCTGTTAGGGTATATTTCATAAAACGGCGTTATAAGGGATGAAAAGAACACTAAACCGAATTGAAATTATAAATAACATTCTCAAAAACTCCttagattaaaaaaaatctaCATAAATACATATATCTGATATCAAACATGATGACAATAAACATTAAGCTGTATTTTCCAGAGGGAATTCTAATGATCTATATGACTGGTTAAAAACTTGAGATAGATTCAATATATTATAAGAAAGAAAGGCAAGCTTTTGAATGAACTAATAAAAAAACGTTATAGAATATTGAATAACTCACCGATGACTCAAAGAACCACTTGGAATTTTTATCCAGAAAGTTTTACAAAGGTAACACTGGTCCTCTACACAGTTCCAAGATAATCGGTTTTAAAAAACGAATTCATGACGTCTTTAAAGCATACCGATAGTATTGTGGGAGAATGAAAACAATTGATCTCGGCTATTATTTTAAGTTTTTTAGTTTCTGACACTCGGTACAAACTCAGAATATTAGTCTCCTTTCGAAACAAAAACAAATCCTGTCTCTCCTCTACTCCATTTTGAAACTAGCTAAGAAGACAAAACAATTGAATGTTTCTTCtcattcaattgatttttttaataacCATGTATGAActacacaatattttttgttttttgttgtttttgcaCATGATTAAACTACCCTTTTGTTCAGGGAGTGCCTCATTTTAGGGAAAATACATTCAACGGCACCAGCACCACGTACCAAATTCGACATTCGCCATTTACTACCTCAGCGCCTCTCCTTCAATTCCAGTCAAGGAACGAATCCGAAAGTCATTTAAACATGGTCCACCGTGTAGAGTTCCACTTGCCCGAAAAATTGAGCAAGTCTCCTCATTTCTAGATGGCAGCAAGCACCATCTGGGCGAAATATTCTTTCCAAAAGTTCAATACGTAAGTTTTCTTCCACAAGATGTCAGTGCTTTCACTTGTATAGGGACAAAACTGTCCTTATACAGGAACTCTGCCTTATACAACAGTTTATCTATACTTATGCAATGATAAAGCTGTTGTACCCAAATAAACATATGCCCAAAGATTATACTTTATAATCTTTCCATAATCCTAGATCCTCAACCATTGCATAAGTACAAAATTTTTGTCCCTATACATATTGTAGGCTTACACTATTGTAAAGTTTCTTTATACGATATAACTTCATCAGTATAAAAATGTTTTTGCAACTACTGTGCTCAAATTTACTGAGAAAGCACAACTAGTTATATTTGCTTCCGCCCTGCCCCTAGCCATATTGGTATAAAATCAAGAAAAATGGAAGATTCAGAGGATTTCTGGCAATATTTGGCCTAACTCAATCAATCAAATTATTGCGACTGAATTTATatttaaattataattataattattataataaacATGTCATACAATGTAATATAAAATCAAGGACAATATAATAACCTTGTCCTATCGTTATACAATCATATAACCATTGTATAAGGACACCAGTGTCCATTATAAGGACAATGCTTTCCTTATACTCTGAGGCAAAATAtctgttcaattttttaaattattatggGAGATATCTTTGCATAAGAAGATCATACAGCTTTCTGCCACTTCTCATCCCTCTGTCGGTtggtttttgaattaatttaacGAGTATGTTTGTAAATTGCCGTCTACGTCTATGTCGCAGGCCGTGTATCAAAAAATTTAGAAGGTCCATTGGTGTAAGTGCGTAGCAGTGGTTTCAGATAtccaaatatttttattgagcacaaaatgagtttcagttcgaaaggaagGGTAAGTTATTAACTTTAAGATAATTCTAAAACTTATCCTGTACAGTATTCCATATTGATGTGTCAGGCTATTTCTGACCCGTTTTCCGCCATTGctgtttcaaaatattcattataaaaagtgtttatttttattttatttgaatcatTCGACCTATTCACAGGGTCATTTTAAGCATAGTGGGGTTATGAAACACCTGAAAACACATCGCCTCCGATATGGTACTAATTCTTCTGATCATCATGTCCATTCTGAAATAACAATAGtaacatttttcattcaattatcgtttttcagaaTAGCACTAGAGTGTTCGTTGGCGGTCTGACTTACAGGGTCCGAGAAAGAGACCTAGAAAGATTTTTCAGGAAGTATGGACGAATTAGGGAGGTCTCTATGAAAAACGGGTTCGCTTTTGTTGAATTCGATGACTATAGGGATGCTGAGGATGCAGTTTATGAATGCAATGGCAAAGACTTGATGGGTGAAAGGTGAGAAATTGGTAAACATGAGGAAGAAGGAATGGATTCTTAGTTTaaatttctttcagaatatctgTTGAGAGAGCAAGAGGTACTCCTAAAGGCTCAGATCAATTCAGAGGTTCAGAAAGGGGTGGAAGCTTCAGAGGACCCCCTCGTGGCAGACCAA carries:
- the LOC123322450 gene encoding plexin-B; the encoded protein is MQLRALHTGTVCRERPETVALFWLFLAGLCVYATGGESPVQFPGPATTSYRFSHLVIDYKTEKIFAAATNKIFQLNSNLVLEKIVSTGPRNDSPQCHATGCGSSDIKLSLMDNYNKILLIEPDSRTLLTCGSLSQGACYKYKLNDIGTTPEFISISVAANDANASTYAYIGPKGYNLWGRPNILYVGTTFTNTGEYRHDVPAIASRNLDTLDYAEYSFSKQSLLNIDVKYRDHFIVQYIYGFNASNYAYFLIVQKQSHLPGQEEQGYVSRLSRTCINDPNYDSYTEVTLQCVDNDQKYNLVQDAKITSVGSELASALGISVGSHVLVAVFRPSRGITNEPQSHSALCIYPLRDIEIKFNENIHMCFNGSVKYRNMGYVSGPIQDGKCPSSGTAGNVPNFCEVGLKISGATPIVTYASLIFPNVSLSAVATASTGRHVLAFLGTTDGSVKKVLLSSQFPTEYEEIVVDKGHAILPDTTLSPSGEHLYVLSTSQITKIKVEHCSSYSNCSSCLESKDPYCGWCSLEKKCTVKSACQKATHSSPRWLSLGTGQQCIDFEQVYPEQIPITQMAKVKLIIKTLPDLPIGAKYKCVFGKADPIDAEVNEYGLACYTPSLSQRPRIPSRQDHTLVPLSVRSSETNQDFVSRNFAYYDCSRHSTCRECVRSQWACNWCVYENKCSHNISSCQRTVISGENNPMRLSNHGFSFCPQFRNRNPILLPNNVPKEMKFEVENLPYPQAGHMGFQCITNIEGATMLVPARVDSGKYIICDKTMYSYEAIEGEYIAEVQVVWNKKHHIDSANVTLYKCDILGSHREHADCSLCVTRNSKYHCTWCGNSCSYRETCLQIPHVECPRPRIDMIKPLSGPIEGGTLVTIEGSNLGLKKSDVQGKIRIGDVPCTLVNYEVSVKIQCVTGPSKSEKTVPIIVGNLAGFTESSVEFSYKDIVLSGIYPSIGPQSGGTQLAITGQYLNIGTDIKAYLDNYICTVNVTQASSSRLLCITSKAERPVQISRLTLSIDGANRTLSGNPFNYTLDPTIMEIKPLTSFASGGRMIFVHGTNLDSIQQPEMEVFLYNKPTIPLNKTLCTVLSAIQMECPSPSVYRQFVESTKSSRYQRSLQKPSAMKMPEAQLVLKVGFVMDDVQTVRDLDKHFPNIRSQLVYVEDPKFFKFPNDIYLYKGETLVIEGENLNSASEEADVVVTVGDKPCNISGLASVQLVCYPPEQQPQDTDEHGIKTDTNLPLVVVRVGKNLRFPLGHIKYDMFKNFAFPPEAVAMIITVSILFLFFFLAVLIVYRRKSTQAEREYKRIQIQMDTLESNVRSECKLAFAELQTDMTDLTADLENSGIPTLDHTNYVMKVFFPGVSDHPILNSPKIRLNGPRTNYDSAMLQFEQLINNKYFVLTFIEILESQKLFTIRDKVSVASLLMVVLMDKMEYATDILKCLLLRLIDKSVNTKHPQLMLRRTESVVEKMLTNWMALCMYHYLKEYAGASLFLLFKAIKHQIEKGLVDAITHDARYSLSEERLLRENVPHNVVTLHIVQDDLDEKIQCKVLDCDTISQVKSKILDALFKNTPFSLRPSIYEVDLEWRHGRGGHLTLQDEDLTTKTINGWKKLNTLSHYGVKESAVMSLISRQNDSFNNCKQPCHNCASGMYFNNSQSPIITTNGDVETGSNTRLYHLVKPMDDHQFMSNKMVERTHKAIPEIFLTRLLSTKGIIQKFVDDFFLTVLTVNDSLPPAVKWLFDLLDEAAKKHGIQDPEVVHAWKSNSLPLRFWVNFIKNPDFIFDINKTQTLDSCLSVIAQTFMDSCSTTEHRLGKDSPSNKLLFAKDIPRYRRIVSQFYSDVAKLPTITDQEMGSAMQQLSAQQADEFDTVAALKELYIYVTTYREQIMEALHADMNCRRLHLVSRLQQVAYILGGEESSIC